The Coleofasciculaceae cyanobacterium sequence ATTTGATCTGATAAATTGAACTTTAAATCCCAACTATCTAAATTGCTGTCACTATTGTTGGTGATGTCAATTTTTCCTTGTTGAATATCACCCCAATCTTCTACGAGTGAATAATCAACATTTATATTTTCAATCGGCATATAGTCAAACTCCCATAGGAAAGTCAGTCGATACACTGCTAAAAACCTAAGGAACGGCCAAGTAACTTTAAGTTATTAGTTGCGAATCGAGTAACTTTTTTTACATAATCACAACGGTTACGTAAGTTAGCAAGAAGAAGTAAATTTACAGAAAAGCTACAAAATAAAGTATTTAATTTAATCTGTCTACTGATATAAATGTTGTTAATTCAATAGTCAGATTTCTTTGTGCAGATTTTTCTTGGGCGATCGCTTAATGAACAGATCGAGATGTTCGATCTGGCTCCAGAAGACCAAAAGCATTGCTACTTCTGATAACTAGATTGAGAATTATTATCGAAACTCCCAAGAACCGAAAACATAACGGATCAAAACGATTAAGACATTTCTTCAAGACTATGAGCAAGGTAAACAAACAGGTAGAGATCAGGGGTAATTCTTACCCAACTTAAGTTTGGGCGATCGCTCTTTCAATTTAGCCTTATGTTCTTATTGTTTATTTCGATATTCCAAACGATGCAATCAAACTACTTTGTGAGTTTCAACGAGGAAATAAGATGCTGGTAATTAAATATAAATTAAATATAATCAATCATAATACGTTGAAAACGAGAATCAAAATGATGCTTTTTCTTTTGGTTACACTTGCTACACAAGACTTGTAGGTTGCTGATATCGTTACTTCCTCCCTTGGCTAAAGGAATAATGTGGTCAATATTTAGTTGTGTTTCTAAGTTGCTTTTACCACAGCTTTGACACTGATAATTATCGCGTTGCAATACATATTCTCTAACGGATTGAGGTAGGTTAATACGTGGTGTTTGAGACATTGTTAAAGATACGTTGGAACATCGCATTTAAGGCAAGGGCAAATCGTGCGATCGCCCTTACGAGATTTATCTATTTAAACCTAAGATATGCTTTGACGAATATCATCTAAAGAGTTGTTATTTTGCAGTACATTGTCATTTTTGATTTCTTCTGGTTCATCAGGACAAAACTCTAAGATTACTCTCATTCTCACCTTGCCTTTTTTCCATTCTCCAGACTGAGGTGTTAAAACTTCAGCTTCAACACCTTGATGCCAAGTACCATAATGAGGTGGAGTTCCTAAACCAGCTTGTTTTAATTTTTCTGACAACTCATTAAGCACTAAATTTATAAAGAATCTGTTTAAACTTTCCATAAACTTGCTGACTCTAAATGTTGTCCCATTATTAAAAGAAACAACTGCACTAGAGTTTTCATGCTCTAACTGTTGAAAATTTATTTCTGAGTTCAGATTAATAATTAAGATAAATTTGTGTAAATAGAAATAGTAGTTCTATTGATTTTCTTGTCTAATATCATCCAGAATAGATTCTGATCGATCGGGAACAAACTGTAAACAGATTTTGATTTTACCTTTTTGCCAGTTTTGATTGGGAGATAACATTTTACAAGGTACTCCTTTATCAATCCATTTTTCTTTTTTGTTGCGATCTATATAATCTCCTAAGCGGTCTAAAAATTCTTCTGCTTTATATGTATGATGATTGAGTAAAACATTATCATCTTTATTATAAATTGAAATTACTTCATCGCCATTAATAAATTTATTTCTTTCTTCCATTATTAACTGCTCCCTAGTTTGTAGTATCTATTTGTTTACGGATGTCATCCAAAGAATTCGTGTTTTTATTATTTTCAACTGCATCAGGTTAAAACTGAATTACGAATTTAATCTTTCTTTTTTGCCAACCTTGATATTCACCGTTTTGTCTTAATACCTCACAGTCAATATGCTGTTCAAAAATCTCTTTATTACTTACGCTTGTATTGCTCTCATCAACATAAGTTTTGTAATCATTACATAGTTGCTCAACTCGTAATGTATCACCGCAGATAAACCTGCCTTCATCATGTTTAAATACAGAAATAACATCATCACGGTTTAAAATTTCTAAATCTTTACTCATAGTTAACTTACCTCACTATTATTAATAATTATCTCGATCTAATTCTTGACGAACATCATCAAGAGGCGATTTTTCTTCAGCTTCATCGGGAATAAATTCTAAGGTAACGTTTATTTTTATTTTCCCTTTTTGCCACCCTTTAGAACCAGCTCTTAATATTTCACATTCTTCTCCTTCATGAAACCAGAGTTTAGTATTTCCCAAACCAGAAATAGAAGAAATATAATTGATAATTGAAGTTAATCCATTAGACTGATTAAAGGATTGTTCAATAACATCTTTTATTTTTTTTACACTAATCCATTTATCAGAGTCTAGGGAAATAACATCTTTTGAATCACATTGATTTAAATGTTCATTAGCGTTTACTTGTAAGTCATATGTTATTTCGTATTGATGAGGTTTTGCCATGATTTGTCTTATTTAATTATTAACTATATATCTGTCGTAGCAGTTACCGAATCGGAATGACTGTGACTTCCGTTGTTGTTAGAAGTTTCGGCTTTGGATTCAATCTCGATCGCTATTTCTCGATTAATAACGGGTAATTGATGTTGAGATAATTGCAGCGATCGCAAGCAATCATTTAACCCATTTACCGCCTGGTTATACTGCTTTATTTCTTGTTCTACCTCTAGCTGTAATTTTTGGTTGTGGGCAATTTTAGTAATAGCTTCTTGTTCTAAAGTTTGTTCTAAAAATGCTCTGGCTTGAGGATAATACTGTAAAATTTTATCTGCTTGTTGTTGTGCCATCGGCAGCAAATGTGTCTTGATTGTTTGGTTAATTGTCTGACGGAAATTACGGCGAATTGTCGTTGAAACTTTTGGTTCAAAATCTAACTTTAATAGTTGACGGATAGCAGGTTCAGCTTCTACCATGCTGGCGCAGTCATATCCTTGAGAAGTTTGCTGTAGCGTCTGACGAAATTGATAGATTGAAAATGTTCCTTCATCGTAGAAGCGGGGGCTTTCCCTAACGTATCGATCGCATTCTGTTTTGGCTTCACTAATCAAAGCATGAATTAACTTGGCTTCTAATTCATCAATCTGTTCTAAAATACCAGTGTCTTCACCCAGTAAGCGATCTAATTGACGATAATATTCTTGTTGTTTAAAGCGATCGCACAGACGCTGACAAAAGTTTTTCACCAAAACTTCTGATGCTTCAACTAATGTCACCTCTAACTCATTAGCTAGGTGATACAAAGCCTCTACCAAGACAGCAATTAAAGGTGCAGTTGCATTACGGGGATGAGATAAAGTAGCGCGACTATAGGCATCCTGTACGGAAAAAGTTTGTAGCAGTTCATCAAGATGGCTTACCATCTGCGCTTTAAGTTTTTGGAAGTCTGATTCAAATTCAGAATCTTGATTATTTACTACCGAATTAACTTCTTGTTCTAAATGCTGCGAGAATTCTTTGCCTATTGTCTGTAACTTCTGATTGAGTAGGGTCAACTCCTGAGTTTTCATTGCCTCAATCTCTTGGGGTTGATTAGTCAACTCTTGTAACTGCTTGAGGTAATGCTGTTTGAGATCGCTACAGATAGGCTTGAGATCTTCAGCCAAGTTGGCAAATAGCTGAGGGCGTTTTTCCTGGGTTAGATAGCGGGTAATAGCACTACGAAATTCTTCTATCCCACTATCAGCAATTAACTGTTCGATCAACGGCGTACCAAATTCACTTAGAATGCGAGTATAGTTTTCATTGGGTGTCTCGTAGCTATGAACTGATACTCTAAAGCTAGTGCGAGTAAGCTTACCACCAGTACAGTATTTATTAAATTCACTCACAAACTGGGGCGTTTCTTCTTCACCACCAACTAATTTAACGCTGTCGGCAAATACGGAATCTAAACCAAAACGATCGCTACTACTGGTAGACTTAACCTGACTACCATAAAATCCTAATAAACCACTGGTTTTATATACTCGCTGACTATCTTTAAACTCAGTTTGAATTAGCCGATCCAATAGTTTACTTAATTGTCCGCCGTACCAAGTCTGATCGATGCGGTTGAAAACATAAAACACGCGTAGCGAAGCCATGCCGTAGGCTTATCGCGTATGCCCATGTGGGACTTCATCTTTTCTAGCAACTCGGTTTCTTCGGAAGTTATTTCTCCAGCCGAAGCTGCTTTAAGCACACAAATCACCGCCGAAGTATCGGGATGTTCGATTTTACTGTAGGTAAGTTCGGCATCTTTTTTAACAGGTGCATCAATACCTGGCATATCAACCAGTACATTACCATCCTGTAGAAGGGGATGATGACAGTAATATTGAACCCTAGTTAGTACGGCACTATTACTACCCCGTCGGGCATAAGTAGCTGCTTGGGATAGATTAGAGAAATTAAATTCCTCCATTGAATAAGTATTATTTTTATTAGCATCGAGGCGATCGCGATTAGCTTCAAATCCCTGTAATAGCAACGCCAAAGCATGAGCCTTTTTTGCCCGATCAGACTTACTCGCGCCACCCTCTTGTTCGATGATTGCCGCGCAGGCTTGATGAAGCAGATCGATGATTTGTGCTTGAGTAATATCATCGGCTGATAATCCTAAATGCTTACATAAGCTAGCAGCTTGTTGCTTAATCTCTGCTTCACTCAGGAAAGTTAGAACCACTCTTTCGGCTTCTGGTTCGGCATATTCAATGTAGCATTCTGTTCCTGTAGCGTGTCCTTCCGCACTGTAAAGCAATTCCCGTTCTAATAGTGCATTAATCAACATCGATTTTCCTGCACTAAACGCGCCTGCAAAAACTATTTCAAACTTTGGGGCGATCGCTTTGGCTAAAGATGCTTCTGCAACTCTAATCTGTTGATTTATATTCGATTTTGGTACTAAATCTAAAATTGCGTTGACGTTATTTGACAACTCAGAACATTGATGAGGAAGGAGCATATATCTAGATAAGTTAAACTACTAAATCTAGAGTTCCCTGGTACTAATTTTAATGATCGATCGCATCGCTTATTTTTTATTTTGTTGAAGTAGCGATCGCATTAATCAACGGTTGCAAAATCATAAGTTTTTTCATGTATCAATGCGTTAAGACAACTGCAAAGTCAACTGGATATCTGACTAAGATCCGATTATAGACTTATTACTCCTCGCTATTAACTATGACTACGGTAACTAATCCGACTCAGCTTAACTCTGGTATTGGCGGTAAAAGCGATCGCTATAATTGGCATTGGCAAGGAAAAAAATATCAAGTCGTTTACGAAACTATCGGACAAGGAAACCCTGTATTATTACTTCCTGCTTTTAGTACGGTTTCTAGTCGCACAGAAATGAAGGGTATTGCAAACATACTCGCTACTCAGTATCAAGTTACGGTTTTAGATTGGTTGGGTTTTGGCGAGTCGGAATGCCCTCGTGTAGATTACAGTCCAGTTTTATTTCAGCAATTATTAGCAGATTTTGTCGAAGCAGTTTTTAATCGTCCAATTATCTTAATTGCTGCTGGTCATGCTTCAGGATACGCTTTAAAACTAGCAAAACTACCAGGTATTGTATCTAAAGTTATTTTAATCGCTCCTACTTGGCAAGGCCCTTTAAGAGTTATGGGTTTACCCGATGGGATGAGAAATGGGGTTAAAAACTTAGTGCGATCGCCCTTATTAGGACAAACTCTGTACTATCTCAACACTACTCCTTCTTTTCTGCGCCTAATGTATAAACGCCACGTCTATGTAGATGAGACGAAACTAACTCCCGAATTTATCGCCCAAAAACAGCAAATTACCTCGAAAAACGGTGCAAGATACGCCCCTGCTGCTTTTGTCACTGGTGCGATCGATCCTGTGACCAATAGAGAGGCATTTTTACATCTTTTATCCTCTGTATCTATTCCTGTATTAATCATTCTGGCGGAAAATGCACCACCTAAATCGAAAGCGGAAATGAGCTCCATGGCAGAATTAGAACAGATGCAAACAGTTAGATTAAATGGAACTTTAGGTATTTATGAAGAATATTCTGAAGCAGTAAGTGAAGCGATTCAGAATTTTATTTAGCGATCGCCCTTGGTCTTCCTACGGTTTTGCATATAGTGTAGTGATTAAAATGGATCGATCATTTACATTTCTCT is a genomic window containing:
- a CDS encoding alpha/beta fold hydrolase codes for the protein MTTVTNPTQLNSGIGGKSDRYNWHWQGKKYQVVYETIGQGNPVLLLPAFSTVSSRTEMKGIANILATQYQVTVLDWLGFGESECPRVDYSPVLFQQLLADFVEAVFNRPIILIAAGHASGYALKLAKLPGIVSKVILIAPTWQGPLRVMGLPDGMRNGVKNLVRSPLLGQTLYYLNTTPSFLRLMYKRHVYVDETKLTPEFIAQKQQITSKNGARYAPAAFVTGAIDPVTNREAFLHLLSSVSIPVLIILAENAPPKSKAEMSSMAELEQMQTVRLNGTLGIYEEYSEAVSEAIQNFI
- a CDS encoding KGK domain-containing protein is translated as MLNELSEKLKQAGLGTPPHYGTWHQGVEAEVLTPQSGEWKKGKVRMRVILEFCPDEPEEIKNDNVLQNNNSLDDIRQSIS
- a CDS encoding KGK domain-containing protein, coding for MAKPHQYEITYDLQVNANEHLNQCDSKDVISLDSDKWISVKKIKDVIEQSFNQSNGLTSIINYISSISGLGNTKLWFHEGEECEILRAGSKGWQKGKIKINVTLEFIPDEAEEKSPLDDVRQELDRDNY
- a CDS encoding dynamin family protein codes for the protein MLLPHQCSELSNNVNAILDLVPKSNINQQIRVAEASLAKAIAPKFEIVFAGAFSAGKSMLINALLERELLYSAEGHATGTECYIEYAEPEAERVVLTFLSEAEIKQQAASLCKHLGLSADDITQAQIIDLLHQACAAIIEQEGGASKSDRAKKAHALALLLQGFEANRDRLDANKNNTYSMEEFNFSNLSQAATYARRGSNSAVLTRVQYYCHHPLLQDGNVLVDMPGIDAPVKKDAELTYSKIEHPDTSAVICVLKAASAGEITSEETELLEKMKSHMGIRDKPTAWLRYACFMFSTASIRLGTADN
- a CDS encoding KGK domain-containing protein; translated protein: MEERNKFINGDEVISIYNKDDNVLLNHHTYKAEEFLDRLGDYIDRNKKEKWIDKGVPCKMLSPNQNWQKGKIKICLQFVPDRSESILDDIRQENQ
- a CDS encoding dynamin-like GTPase family protein; the encoded protein is MASLRVFYVFNRIDQTWYGGQLSKLLDRLIQTEFKDSQRVYKTSGLLGFYGSQVKSTSSSDRFGLDSVFADSVKLVGGEEETPQFVSEFNKYCTGGKLTRTSFRVSVHSYETPNENYTRILSEFGTPLIEQLIADSGIEEFRSAITRYLTQEKRPQLFANLAEDLKPICSDLKQHYLKQLQELTNQPQEIEAMKTQELTLLNQKLQTIGKEFSQHLEQEVNSVVNNQDSEFESDFQKLKAQMVSHLDELLQTFSVQDAYSRATLSHPRNATAPLIAVLVEALYHLANELEVTLVEASEVLVKNFCQRLCDRFKQQEYYRQLDRLLGEDTGILEQIDELEAKLIHALISEAKTECDRYVRESPRFYDEGTFSIYQFRQTLQQTSQGYDCASMVEAEPAIRQLLKLDFEPKVSTTIRRNFRQTINQTIKTHLLPMAQQQADKILQYYPQARAFLEQTLEQEAITKIAHNQKLQLEVEQEIKQYNQAVNGLNDCLRSLQLSQHQLPVINREIAIEIESKAETSNNNGSHSHSDSVTATTDI
- a CDS encoding HNH endonuclease, translated to MSQTPRINLPQSVREYVLQRDNYQCQSCGKSNLETQLNIDHIIPLAKGGSNDISNLQVLCSKCNQKKKHHFDSRFQRIMIDYI